GTCGCGGACAGCCAGTAAGAGGCCCTCGAATTCGCTGCGCGTCAGGCGAAAACAGCCATTCTCATCGCACGGATATCGGTCCGGATATTGAGCTGCCGCTTCACGCAACTGCGCTGCGAGCAGCATTGTGACATCTGATGCCGCTGATTGTGTTGGAAACAAGTCCACTTCTGCCATCAGTTCGGGCCAATGGAAGTAGAGTCCTTCACGAAAACGCCGACCCTGGAGCCCAACCATCTCGCCCATTTGAGAGATGATCCACGGACGCTTAGTCTGAACATATCGCCGTTCATCGTCCGTCCATTCCCAATCGTAGACGATAGGCTCCATCAACAAGCGGCGGAACACTTTTTGACGGCGGGATCGGACATCCGCGTTGTGAAGAAGTTCATCGCCCACCGGTACGGTCGTCGTCTGCTCAACTTCATACAACGCTTCGATCTCGCTGTACGCCATCAGCTCTTTCGGAAATCTCCGAAGTAGGTATCGGGCCAACGGCGAAGCCTCATAGAGCACGTTAGCGCTCGCGCCATCACGAGCCCATCCCGTTTCCTCGCCCTCAATGGAAGTGAGCACGCCTAACGCTCGCAATTTTTTAAGCGCACGCACCATCGACAATCGGTGATCGTACAATGTCCAATCGACATCGAAGTGCGAGCCCAACAAATGATTGCGAATCGCCTCGACCATTTCCGTCAATAAAAACTGGTCAGTATCCGACTTGGCTTCCAAATACCACAGTCCATATGTGAATAGCGCGTAATCACGCGGCTGGTGAAAGCCGTCAATGCCCATCCAGCTCCGATATACAGCAGGCACCTTTTCGAGCTTCGCGAACGCTCTCGTCACCAACAACGAATACCCAGCGTGATCGTGAAACCAATCGCGCAAGTACCCGTAGTGGTCCTTGATAAGGAGAAACTCGTCCGGGTGGTCCTGTTTCGTAATCCACGGTCGACTGAGCAACGCCATCGCCACTGCCTGCAAATCAGATTGAACCTCTGCGCTCGATGAGCCCCGTCTGCGGCTCCGTCCGTTCATGTTCTGCTCGCCTCCCGCACTGACAAGTGGAAATTGGGCATGTCCAACTGTCCATCTGAAAAACTCAGTTCCGTTCGATCATCCGACTGCGGCAGACTCAATTCGATATGATAGCCATCCGCCGTTCGAATTTGTTTGGACTTACTCACCAAACAACGGCTGATCCATGAGAGAAGCACTCGCCGTTGCTCGACGGTTAAAACGTCGAGATCAGACAAGTGAAAGGCCCCAAGTTCCAGGAACCACCGCACGACCGCCGCCTCGCGTTCCAACTGTGCCAATAACACCTGTTTCGCCTCGGCCTGTTCGCCATCGCGCACCTTCACAGGCTCCGTCGTTCCAGCCCGGCGGCGAACTCGACTGCGTGAGCTCAATGCACGTGTGATGGGTTCCTCGTCCCACATCGACAAATCAGTTGAATCTGACGATCTCGGCGGTTCACCTTGAAAATGACGCGGCTTCATCAAGCCGTACACAGCCGCCCCCAGTTTGTGGGCTTCTTCCACCGATTCAAGTCCCAGAAACCACTGTCCGAGATAATCGAGCTCTCGCCGACGACTGATACCGAGTCTCTGCTTCTCCTGAATTGCGATGGCATACCTAACCATTCGGCCAATCGTATCCTTCGTCGCCCGTTCGAGAAACACGACGTCACTTGCTTCTGTTTCACTGCCGATAAACCACCTCGTGAAGATGGTCCATTCCTCCATCCGCCGCTCTAGACGTTCCTCGGCCGACAACACCTCATCCAGGCTCGGAGTTCGCATTTCATCCTCTACCACAGCAGATAGAAATGCCCGCCACACGTCAGAGTCTCCACCGTGAATCAGTCCTTCGACTTGTGTCCCATACTTTTGAAGTCCGATCATGAAATTTTGCAGATAATTCGTCAATGTATCCTTAAAGACAAGAAATTGTTCCGTCAACATCAATTCTTCCGCACGGGTAGTCTGTAGGCTAGCTAGATAATCAGAGGCATTCTCGTGAAGTACGCGAAACGAAGTTTGCAAATCACGCCATAATTGTGAGGCTTCCCCGGTGCAAACAGCCCCGTCCGTTCAACGATGGACCGCACGTATCCGACGATCCGCTCCAACAGTGTCGGCTCCAGAGAACCCCCATACCCCTGTACGTTCTCTAGACTCTCAAGCATTCGCTCAATCTCAATCGCGTACGGTGTCATCTGATAGCGATACCGTTTGCGTAAGTATTCCTCAATGGAATTCGCCCGTCCGCCATCGTGACTGCTAGTTAAATTTCTCCATTCGGTTAACACATCTAGATCTCGCTGGCACTGTTCAAGCGTATAGTCATCGATTAAATTCCACGCCGAAATGCCCGAGAACACATCCTCTGGCTTCAACCAATATTTCAATTTGCTATGATTTTCGTAAAAGAACCGCATAATCAGGCGGTATCGACCCACATTTTCGGCATTTAGATATTTGACCTCAGGAACTGGTTTAATCCATAATTCACGAAGTTGATGTCGGTTCATGGCACTCATCCTCTGCAAAACTACCGAATCTATTTCCCCAGTATACCGAATATCCATGACCTCTTGAACCTCCTCAATTAATAGGATAGGAGAGTCTTCTTCATAAAAGATAGACTGTATGTTTTGGTTTCCATGGAAAAGAAATGGTAGATCTATCTACGTTATTGACAACTTAGAGAGGGTCTATGCTGAATTGAATGAATACTTATTTAATTATTTGAATTCTACCTATGACGTTTATGCCTAGCACATTATGATAAATGAAAACCCAGCCGCCATAAGGCGCTGGGTTTCTCACAATGGTTGGTCATGGTTTTCTATGGTTTCCTCGAGACTACACCGCTACAGAAACCTGTCAATATAGTGACACGCTCACATCACCCAGCGATTTGGGTCTCGTCTATCGCTGACTGCGCCCGCTTGTCGGTCCGCAGCAATGCCACGAAAATCACGGTGATGAGGAGGAACACGGCCAAGAGGAAGAATCCAGCAAACCCACTTCCAGTGAGCTGTTTGACGTAGCCCACCATATAAGGGCCAAGGAATCCACCTAGATTGCCAATGGCGTTGATGAGACCCATCGAAGCCCCCACGATCTCGATACGGAGCAGAGAACTCGGAATAGCCCAAAAAGGTCCGTAAGGACTGTACACGGCCATGGCGGTAATGACGAGGAAGATCATCTTCGTAGTCGGATCGTGTGCAACCAATTGTCCTAAAATGAGGCTCAGCGCAGCGATGATCACCGGCACGGCAATGTGAGATTGTCGTTTGCCGCGTTTATCTGACCAGGCGGAGTTGAGGATCATGGCGATGAAGGCGAAGATGAACGGGATCGCGGAGAGAATACCAACCATACCGGAATTCGTGACGCCTTTAAACTCTTTGATGACAGATGGAACCCATAGGCTAAAACCATAGAAACCAGTAATCCAGCACAAGTAGACGGCGATTAAGATCCACACTGTTTTGTTGCCGAGGGCTTGCTTGAAGCCGCCATTAGCCGGCTTTTTGTTATTCTCCGAGGCCAGCACGGTTTGAATGAAGCTGCGCTCTTGGTCCGAAATCCAGCGGGCTTCGCTGGGGCGATCCGACAAAGCAAACCACCAAACAATGCCCCATATAATGGGCGGTAAACCCTCGATAAAGAACACGTCTCGCCAACTCGCAACAGTTAAGAGCCAACCAGTGATAGGAGTCATAATAATGGACGAAACCGGGAGACAGGCCATCCACAGAGCGTTCGCACGGGCCCTTTCATTCTGCGGAAACCACGATGCCAGTAGGACGAGTACAGCCGGCCAAACGCCACCCTCAAAGATACCGAGGACGAAACGCATGACGTACAGTTCCGTCGTGCTTTGAACGAGTGCTGTTGCCATCGCAGAGATGCCCCACAGCATCATCAGGATAAATACCACTCGTTTCGCACTCCACCTACTTGCTAAATACCCACCCGGGATCTGCAAAACCATATATCCAAAGAAAAATATGCCTGAAGCAAAACCGGTTGCAGCGCTAGTCAGGTGGAAGTTTCCACCGACATAGGGCAAAATCATCGACACGTTGATCCGATCCATGTAGGCAAGCATGTACATGATGGCAGCCACCGGAATGATGTACTGCCACCGCTTGGCCGGGACTTTTGACATTGGTATTCCACCCCAGGAATCAAAAACGATATAATATTCAGAGATCTACGTTTCCAACTGGACAACGTCGCAAAGATGAGAAACGATTCACCCCACTATCGGTCATCATGTTTGGTAGCGCTTTCAAAATCAGTGTGTAGGATCACCCGCGCGGCATCATGCCTGCGTAAGCAGAGAGCCGCGCGGAAATTTCAACCTCGATCTGCCTCGTTAGGCAAGTTTAACACCGGATCTGGCATACTCAGCGCCCACCCGAACCGCCTCAATCATGCTTACCGCACTCGCCTTTCCCTGACCGGCAATGTCAAATGCGGTGCCGTGATCGACACTTGTGCGCAAGATAGGCAGACCAAGCGTGACACTTACCGTACGCTCGAAGTCCATCATTTTGGCGGCGATGTGGCCCTGATCATGGTAAAGTGAGAGCACTGCGTCAAATCGTCCCATACGCGCCATGTGGAACACAGAATCGGCTGGGACCGGCCCTGTAACGTTGAGTCCGCGTGCGACTGCCATCTCCACAGCTGGAACGATCTCTTCCATCTCCTCATGGCCGAACAATCCGTGCTCCCCAGCGTGTGGGTTGAGGCCTGCTACTGCCAGACGAGGATTTTCGAAACCGAGTTGCTTGAGCGCGCTCACACATTTATCAATGCCGGCAGACACCCTCTCCTGGGTAATGAGACGACAGGCTTCTGCAAGGGACACGTGTCTCGTGAGAAAGAAAATTTTCAAATTCAGAATGGAAAACATGGTCATCTCTTCATTTGCACCGGTCATATCCGCAAACATCTCCGTGTGACCGATATATG
This is a stretch of genomic DNA from Alicyclobacillus dauci. It encodes these proteins:
- the pdxA gene encoding 4-hydroxythreonine-4-phosphate dehydrogenase PdxA yields the protein MQRPVLALTMGDPAGIGPEITVKAMLDQEVHNMSRSFVIGDVSVVEDALSFSGLTANVHKISSPAEANYEYGTIDVLDLDAIHAHDVAYGEVQESCGRAAFAYIQKSIQLAMDGAIDAVVTAPINKESLKAANVPYIGHTEMFADMTGANEEMTMFSILNLKIFFLTRHVSLAEACRLITQERVSAGIDKCVSALKQLGFENPRLAVAGLNPHAGEHGLFGHEEMEEIVPAVEMAVARGLNVTGPVPADSVFHMARMGRFDAVLSLYHDQGHIAAKMMDFERTVSVTLGLPILRTSVDHGTAFDIAGQGKASAVSMIEAVRVGAEYARSGVKLA
- a CDS encoding TIGR02677 family protein → MQTSFRVLHENASDYLASLQTTRAEELMLTEQFLVFKDTLTNYLQNFMIGLQKYGTQVEGLIHGGDSDVWRAFLSAVVEDEMRTPSLDEVLSAEERLERRMEEWTIFTRWFIGSETEASDVVFLERATKDTIGRMVRYAIAIQEKQRLGISRRRELDYLGQWFLGLESVEEAHKLGAAVYGLMKPRHFQGEPPRSSDSTDLSMWDEEPITRALSSRSRVRRRAGTTEPVKVRDGEQAEAKQVLLAQLEREAAVVRWFLELGAFHLSDLDVLTVEQRRVLLSWISRCLVSKSKQIRTADGYHIELSLPQSDDRTELSFSDGQLDMPNFHLSVREASRT
- a CDS encoding MFS transporter codes for the protein MSKVPAKRWQYIIPVAAIMYMLAYMDRINVSMILPYVGGNFHLTSAATGFASGIFFFGYMVLQIPGGYLASRWSAKRVVFILMMLWGISAMATALVQSTTELYVMRFVLGIFEGGVWPAVLVLLASWFPQNERARANALWMACLPVSSIIMTPITGWLLTVASWRDVFFIEGLPPIIWGIVWWFALSDRPSEARWISDQERSFIQTVLASENNKKPANGGFKQALGNKTVWILIAVYLCWITGFYGFSLWVPSVIKEFKGVTNSGMVGILSAIPFIFAFIAMILNSAWSDKRGKRQSHIAVPVIIAALSLILGQLVAHDPTTKMIFLVITAMAVYSPYGPFWAIPSSLLRIEIVGASMGLINAIGNLGGFLGPYMVGYVKQLTGSGFAGFFLLAVFLLITVIFVALLRTDKRAQSAIDETQIAG
- a CDS encoding DUF2397 domain-containing protein yields the protein MDIRYTGEIDSVVLQRMSAMNRHQLRELWIKPVPEVKYLNAENVGRYRLIMRFFYENHSKLKYWLKPEDVFSGISAWNLIDDYTLEQCQRDLDVLTEWRNLTSSHDGGRANSIEEYLRKRYRYQMTPYAIEIERMLESLENVQGYGGSLEPTLLERIVGYVRSIVERTGLFAPGKPHNYGVICKLRFAYFTRMPLII
- a CDS encoding TIGR02678 family protein, translated to MNGRSRRRGSSSAEVQSDLQAVAMALLSRPWITKQDHPDEFLLIKDHYGYLRDWFHDHAGYSLLVTRAFAKLEKVPAVYRSWMGIDGFHQPRDYALFTYGLWYLEAKSDTDQFLLTEMVEAIRNHLLGSHFDVDWTLYDHRLSMVRALKKLRALGVLTSIEGEETGWARDGASANVLYEASPLARYLLRRFPKELMAYSEIEALYEVEQTTTVPVGDELLHNADVRSRRQKVFRRLLMEPIVYDWEWTDDERRYVQTKRPWIISQMGEMVGLQGRRFREGLYFHWPELMAEVDLFPTQSAASDVTMLLAAQLREAAAQYPDRYPCDENGCFRLTRSEFEGLLLAVRDKSEAYWTKEHRDKSTTLLAEDILAHMVEWNLAAPDDLGGILLLPGLSRFCGEYAAVID